The following coding sequences are from one Acidimicrobiales bacterium window:
- the hisI gene encoding phosphoribosyl-AMP cyclohydrolase, whose translation MPGATAIPIRDEDLANITYNADGLVPAIVQEQATGQVLMMAWMNETTLRRTLDEGRTVFWSRSRQEEWRKGDTSGDRQFVREAYYDCDGDVLLFVVDQEGGGACHTGQRSCFYRSFGSGPSASLDR comes from the coding sequence ATGCCCGGGGCCACTGCCATCCCGATCCGCGACGAAGACCTCGCCAACATCACGTACAACGCCGACGGTCTCGTGCCGGCGATCGTGCAGGAGCAGGCGACCGGGCAGGTCCTGATGATGGCCTGGATGAACGAGACCACCTTGCGGCGCACGCTCGATGAGGGGCGCACGGTGTTCTGGAGCCGGTCGCGCCAGGAGGAATGGCGCAAAGGCGACACGTCAGGTGACCGGCAGTTCGTGCGCGAGGCGTACTACGACTGTGACGGCGACGTCTTGCTGTTCGTGGTCGACCAGGAGGGCGGCGGGGCGTGCCACACCGGGCAGCGGTCCTGCTTCTACCGGTCGTTCGGGTCGGGCCCGTCGGCCTCGCTCGACCGGTAG
- the trpA gene encoding tryptophan synthase subunit alpha has translation MAELGTLERALRARRDERRKLLVPYFTGGLPGWLDHVHAAVAAGSDAIEVGIPFSDPVMDGPVIQHASQQALAAGATPASILDELRHAEVGVPVVAMTYVNLVFRMGARRAVAELTDAGVSGVILPDLPLEEQGTWRAASAGSDVATVQLASPISSDERLAELTSASAGYVYGVSLLGITGERASLGELAGSLASRLKAVTDLPVLMGFGVATPEVAAEIAAVADGVIVGSAVMRRILDGAPPDDVGAFLGSLRSALDAL, from the coding sequence GTGGCTGAGCTCGGCACCCTCGAGCGCGCGCTGCGCGCCCGGCGCGACGAGCGACGGAAGCTGCTGGTCCCGTACTTCACCGGTGGGTTGCCGGGCTGGCTCGACCACGTGCATGCCGCAGTCGCCGCGGGCAGCGACGCGATCGAGGTCGGCATCCCGTTCTCCGATCCGGTCATGGACGGCCCGGTCATCCAGCACGCTTCCCAGCAGGCGCTGGCGGCAGGAGCCACGCCGGCGTCGATCCTCGACGAGCTGCGGCACGCCGAGGTCGGCGTCCCGGTCGTGGCGATGACGTACGTGAACCTGGTGTTCCGCATGGGCGCCCGCCGCGCCGTGGCCGAGCTCACCGATGCGGGCGTGTCCGGAGTGATCCTGCCTGACCTGCCGCTCGAGGAGCAGGGCACCTGGCGCGCCGCCTCGGCGGGTTCCGACGTGGCCACGGTGCAGCTCGCCAGCCCGATCAGCAGCGACGAACGGCTGGCGGAACTCACTTCCGCGTCGGCCGGCTACGTGTACGGCGTCAGCTTGCTCGGGATCACCGGTGAGCGGGCGAGCTTGGGTGAGCTGGCCGGTTCGCTCGCGTCACGGCTCAAAGCGGTGACCGATCTCCCGGTCCTGATGGGTTTCGGTGTGGCCACTCCCGAGGTGGCAGCGGAGATCGCGGCGGTGGCCGACGGGGTGATCGTCGGCTCGGCAGTGATGCGTCGCATCCTCGACGGCGCGCCACCCGACGACGTCGGGGCGTTTCTCGGCTCGCTGCGGTCCGCGCTCGACGCGCTCTGA
- a CDS encoding DnaJ domain-containing protein has product MNHYEVLGVTPDAPTAEVRRAYLRTVLGEADDDRARRSDAAEAWAVLRDPAKRAAYDQQLAAERSPAPPATASDPVPTAEARADPAPAGESPPAPEPEPTPEGTRRVHPPLPDEVPHVAAQREPPRLARDRPGQPSGPDLRPARLKRVMDVFPAAIIAIGVLLALAAWLVGSGGLLLFGLLLLAVGVVSFILIPLFENINDR; this is encoded by the coding sequence ATGAACCACTACGAGGTGCTCGGGGTGACGCCCGACGCGCCGACGGCCGAGGTCCGGCGGGCCTACCTCCGCACGGTGCTCGGCGAGGCCGACGACGACCGCGCGCGGCGCAGCGACGCCGCCGAGGCCTGGGCCGTGCTGCGCGACCCCGCCAAGCGCGCGGCGTACGACCAGCAGCTCGCGGCCGAACGATCGCCGGCGCCACCCGCTACGGCGTCGGACCCCGTGCCGACTGCCGAGGCGCGTGCCGATCCGGCGCCGGCGGGGGAGTCGCCGCCCGCACCCGAGCCCGAGCCAACGCCGGAAGGCACCCGCCGCGTGCATCCCCCGCTGCCGGACGAGGTGCCACACGTCGCGGCCCAGCGCGAGCCGCCGCGTCTCGCCCGCGATCGGCCCGGCCAACCGAGCGGCCCTGACCTGCGTCCCGCCCGGTTGAAGCGGGTGATGGACGTGTTTCCCGCGGCGATCATCGCGATCGGGGTGCTGCTGGCACTGGCCGCCTGGCTGGTCGGGTCCGGCGGCCTGTTGCTGTTCGGCCTGCTGTTGCTGGCGGTCGGTGTGGTCAGCTTCATCCTCATCCCGCTGTTCGAGAACATCAACGATCGCTGA
- a CDS encoding NUDIX hydrolase, producing the protein MSDASAPVEPRPSGTAIALRDRDSGIEVLLVHKGGGRQFHAGSWVFPGGAVDDDDRNGLAPDDHLGACRVAAIRETFEESGVHVEPGSLVAFSHWTTPEMAPRRFATWFFLATVDASAEHVPTFDGQEIQDAAWMTPGVALERHHAGEIDLPIPQYVSLLGLREHPTAAAAQQAARAAEPVRYLGQLRDAGGGRMVFVYEADAAYGGHPLDAPGPRHRLVIDGRQMTYEPLTP; encoded by the coding sequence GTGAGCGACGCGTCCGCACCCGTGGAGCCCCGGCCATCGGGCACCGCCATCGCGCTGCGCGACCGCGACAGCGGCATCGAGGTGCTGTTGGTCCACAAAGGCGGGGGGCGCCAGTTCCACGCGGGGAGCTGGGTGTTCCCCGGCGGCGCGGTGGACGACGACGACCGCAACGGCCTCGCCCCCGACGACCACCTCGGCGCATGCCGGGTGGCGGCGATCCGCGAGACGTTCGAGGAGTCCGGCGTGCACGTGGAACCCGGATCACTGGTGGCGTTCTCGCACTGGACCACGCCCGAGATGGCCCCGCGCCGCTTCGCCACCTGGTTCTTCTTGGCGACAGTCGACGCAAGCGCCGAACACGTCCCCACCTTCGACGGCCAGGAGATCCAAGACGCTGCCTGGATGACCCCGGGGGTGGCGCTCGAGCGCCACCACGCGGGCGAGATCGACCTCCCGATCCCGCAATACGTCAGCCTGCTCGGCTTGCGCGAACACCCCACTGCGGCCGCCGCGCAGCAGGCGGCCCGCGCCGCCGAGCCCGTGCGCTACCTCGGTCAGCTCCGCGACGCGGGCGGCGGGAGGATGGTGTTCGTGTACGAAGCCGACGCGGCGTACGGCGGCCACCCACTCGACGCGCCGGGCCCACGCCATCGCCTGGTGATCGACGGGCGCCAGATGACGTACGAGCCATTGACGCCCTGA
- a CDS encoding globin, with amino-acid sequence MTEQPVRLSRASGAGGAAEPRPEPEREARQATLYDLVGGTAFFFRLVDRFYEGVESDPPLRAIYPDDLAPGKEHLALFLQQYWGGPGTYSAERGHPRLRMRHVEFRIDQRQRDAWLAHMLEAVDAVVADAALEPEVDQAAREAFAQYFDHAATFLINAPG; translated from the coding sequence ATGACGGAGCAGCCGGTCCGCTTGTCGCGTGCCAGCGGAGCTGGTGGGGCGGCCGAACCGCGGCCCGAGCCGGAGCGCGAAGCGCGCCAAGCCACCCTCTACGACCTGGTCGGTGGCACGGCGTTCTTCTTCCGGCTGGTGGACCGGTTCTACGAAGGGGTCGAGTCCGACCCGCCGTTGCGGGCGATCTACCCCGACGACCTCGCACCTGGCAAAGAGCACCTCGCCTTGTTCTTGCAGCAGTACTGGGGTGGCCCGGGAACGTACTCAGCCGAGCGCGGCCACCCGCGCTTGCGGATGCGTCACGTCGAGTTCCGGATCGATCAACGCCAGCGCGACGCGTGGCTCGCCCACATGCTCGAGGCGGTCGACGCGGTCGTCGCCGACGCGGCGCTCGAGCCAGAGGTCGACCAAGCCGCGCGCGAGGCGTTCGCCCAGTACTTCGACCACGCTGCGACGTTCCTGATCAACGCGCCGGGTTGA
- a CDS encoding phosphoribosylanthranilate isomerase yields MFVKICGITSEEDALLAVAMDADAIGFVFAPSKRQVAVGLVRDIVKRLPPEVMTVGVFRDELAPRVVEVVNSAGLAAAQLHGHETPETTAWIRQRVPRVIKAFPAGSTDIERFASYRADALLLDSRTPGSGQIFDWTLSEGVPAGARLILAGGLTPENVGDAIAAVQPWGVDVSSGVEVDGGEPGQKDARKVRAFVANARAADPAEPHYEGDLYDWSEEF; encoded by the coding sequence ATGTTCGTGAAGATCTGCGGCATCACGTCTGAGGAGGACGCCTTGCTCGCCGTGGCGATGGATGCCGACGCCATCGGCTTCGTCTTCGCGCCGTCGAAGCGCCAAGTGGCCGTGGGTCTGGTGCGCGACATCGTCAAGCGGTTGCCGCCCGAGGTCATGACCGTCGGCGTGTTCCGCGACGAGTTGGCGCCGCGCGTGGTCGAGGTCGTCAACTCCGCCGGCCTGGCCGCCGCCCAGCTCCACGGGCACGAGACGCCCGAGACCACCGCCTGGATCCGCCAGCGCGTGCCGCGCGTCATCAAGGCCTTCCCCGCTGGCTCGACCGACATCGAACGCTTCGCGTCCTACCGGGCCGATGCGTTGCTGCTCGACTCGCGCACGCCGGGCTCGGGGCAGATCTTCGACTGGACGCTGAGCGAAGGGGTGCCTGCCGGGGCGCGCCTGATCCTCGCGGGCGGTCTCACGCCCGAGAACGTCGGTGATGCCATCGCGGCAGTGCAGCCGTGGGGCGTCGACGTCTCGAGTGGCGTCGAGGTCGATGGCGGCGAACCGGGCCAGAAGGACGCCCGCAAAGTCCGGGCGTTCGTGGCCAACGCGCGGGCGGCCGACCCGGCCGAACCCCACTACGAGGGCGACCTCTACGACTGGAGCGAGGAGTTTTGA
- a CDS encoding dienelactone hydrolase family protein, whose protein sequence is MPDPSTDPPADASTGSGPRSSAGSAYLVAPPSDGSADGPHPGVLLLHSWWGLTPFVRSLCDRIADTGFAVLAPDLLDGHLPTTEADAELLLRDRDMNETADLVVSSARTLRSLPITLDAPLGVVGMSMGASLALWLATRAAEHIGAVSIFYGTQDIDFMGATAAVQGHFAEHDPFVTDNERIEMQAHLHLVGLEPEFHHYPGTRHWFFESDRQAYDEAAAELAFDRMITFLHANLDVSDPQ, encoded by the coding sequence GTGCCTGACCCCTCGACTGACCCACCGGCGGACGCGTCGACCGGCTCCGGCCCTCGGTCGAGCGCCGGCAGCGCGTACCTCGTGGCTCCCCCAAGCGACGGCTCGGCGGACGGTCCGCACCCTGGCGTGCTCCTGCTCCACTCCTGGTGGGGTTTGACGCCGTTCGTCCGATCGCTGTGCGACCGCATCGCGGACACCGGCTTTGCGGTGCTGGCACCCGATCTGCTCGACGGCCACCTGCCCACCACCGAAGCCGACGCCGAGCTCTTGTTGCGCGACCGCGACATGAACGAGACCGCCGACCTCGTCGTCTCCAGCGCCCGCACGTTGCGGTCGCTGCCGATCACCCTCGACGCGCCGCTCGGCGTGGTGGGCATGTCGATGGGTGCGTCGCTGGCGCTGTGGCTGGCCACCCGTGCCGCCGAGCACATCGGCGCCGTGTCGATCTTCTACGGCACCCAGGACATCGACTTCATGGGCGCCACAGCCGCCGTGCAGGGCCACTTCGCGGAGCACGACCCCTTCGTCACCGACAACGAGCGCATCGAGATGCAGGCGCACCTGCACCTCGTGGGATTGGAGCCCGAGTTCCACCACTACCCCGGCACCCGGCACTGGTTCTTCGAGTCCGACCGGCAGGCGTACGACGAGGCCGCCGCCGAGCTGGCCTTCGACCGGATGATCACCTTCCTGCACGCGAACCTCGACGTCTCCGACCCCCAGTAG
- the trpC gene encoding indole-3-glycerol phosphate synthase TrpC: MATYLDAILAAHRAAAAADARDVDQLIAAARAAEPARGFRAALAAGAAAHGVAVIAEVKRRSPSKGALHPDLDPAAVATDYETGGASCLSVLTDVDHFSGSADDLRVARAAVSVPVLRKDFTVSAADVADARLIGADAVLLIVAALDDRELTDFHALAAELGLDALVEAHDEVEVERAVTAGATLIGVNQRDLVSFAVDTDRAVRVAAAMPDHVVRVAESGIRSGDDARRLVDAGYHALLVGEMLVTSGDPAEAVRSLVRGARAAR, from the coding sequence ATGGCCACGTACCTCGACGCCATCCTCGCGGCGCATCGCGCCGCCGCCGCCGCTGACGCGCGCGACGTCGACCAGCTCATCGCGGCTGCCCGAGCGGCCGAGCCGGCCCGTGGGTTTCGCGCCGCGCTCGCGGCCGGGGCGGCGGCGCACGGCGTGGCCGTCATCGCCGAGGTCAAGCGGCGCTCGCCCTCCAAAGGTGCGTTGCACCCCGACCTCGACCCCGCCGCCGTGGCGACGGACTACGAGACCGGCGGGGCCTCGTGCTTGTCGGTGCTGACCGACGTCGACCACTTCAGCGGCTCGGCCGATGACCTGCGCGTCGCGCGGGCTGCGGTGTCGGTTCCCGTGTTGCGCAAGGACTTCACGGTGTCGGCAGCCGACGTGGCCGACGCTCGGCTGATAGGTGCCGACGCCGTGCTGCTCATCGTCGCGGCGCTCGACGACCGTGAGCTCACCGACTTCCACGCCTTGGCGGCCGAACTCGGGCTCGACGCCTTGGTCGAAGCCCATGACGAAGTCGAAGTCGAACGGGCTGTCACCGCAGGCGCCACCTTGATCGGCGTCAACCAGCGCGACCTGGTCAGCTTCGCGGTCGACACCGACCGCGCCGTGCGGGTGGCCGCAGCCATGCCCGACCACGTGGTGCGGGTGGCGGAGTCGGGCATTCGCAGCGGCGACGACGCCCGGCGGTTGGTCGACGCGGGGTACCACGCGCTGCTGGTCGGCGAGATGCTGGTGACGTCAGGTGACCCCGCCGAGGCGGTGCGCTCGCTGGTGCGCGGCGCGCGGGCCGCGCGGTGA
- a CDS encoding co-chaperone GroES, protein MTEHAPPGPADDEKLPIKMLNDRILVKLNTAEGERRSTGGILIPATAQMGKRLAWAEVVAHGPNVRTMEVGDQVLFNPEDRYEVEVRGADYLILRERDIHAVASPRLEESSTGLYL, encoded by the coding sequence GTGACCGAGCACGCGCCCCCCGGACCCGCCGACGACGAGAAGCTCCCGATCAAGATGCTGAACGACCGCATCTTGGTGAAGCTGAACACGGCCGAGGGCGAGCGCCGGTCGACCGGCGGCATCTTGATCCCCGCCACCGCCCAGATGGGCAAGCGCCTGGCGTGGGCCGAGGTCGTCGCGCACGGCCCGAACGTCCGCACCATGGAAGTCGGCGACCAGGTGCTGTTCAACCCAGAGGACCGCTACGAGGTCGAGGTGCGCGGCGCCGACTACCTCATCTTGCGCGAGCGCGACATCCACGCCGTGGCGTCGCCGCGCCTCGAAGAGTCGAGCACCGGCCTGTACCTCTGA
- the trpE gene encoding anthranilate synthase component I → MLRPSRDDFRALARDHTVVPVWRELLGDLITPVAAYARLTAGDEPGFLLESVERERWSRWSFVGRRPIATIVARGRQLELEGELPGLADLPLDQGVLPALELLLDRYRSPQIPELPPLHGGVVGYLGYDVVREVERLPNVPTDHLGRPDAVLSVIGQLAAFDHWRQRVTLIENVIVPEGADDAWLDRAYRAAMARLEGLAADGARPLGEPLVDPPDPDDPLPEVTSSMGAEGYQQAVEVAKEHVLAGDVFQVVLAQRFDFPLEAEPFDVYRVLRQINPSPYMYFVRHPEVTLVGASPEPMVQLLDGKVISRPIAGTRRRGRTDEEDRRLGAELSEHPKELAEHVMLVDLARNDVGRVVQFGTCHVDEMMTLERYSHVMHLTSQVSGALAEGRTPIDVLRATLPAGTVSGAPKVRAMEIIDDLEPTKRGPYAGVVGYLDFSGNIDTAIAIRTMVVGPDGLASVQAGAGIVVDSVPEHEDLECHNKARALLAAVPAARRMTAERRRRASRATSRAEAS, encoded by the coding sequence GTGCTCCGACCCAGCCGCGACGACTTTCGCGCTCTCGCCCGCGACCACACGGTCGTCCCGGTGTGGCGCGAGCTGCTCGGCGACCTGATCACCCCGGTCGCCGCGTACGCCCGGCTCACGGCAGGCGACGAGCCGGGCTTCTTGCTGGAGTCGGTGGAGCGCGAGCGCTGGAGCCGCTGGTCGTTCGTGGGACGCCGTCCGATCGCCACGATCGTCGCCCGGGGTCGCCAACTCGAGCTCGAAGGCGAGCTGCCCGGCCTGGCCGACCTCCCGCTCGACCAGGGCGTCCTGCCTGCCCTCGAGCTGCTGCTCGACCGCTACCGGTCGCCGCAGATCCCCGAGCTTCCACCCCTTCACGGCGGTGTGGTCGGCTATCTCGGCTACGACGTCGTGCGCGAGGTCGAGCGCTTGCCCAACGTGCCCACCGACCACTTGGGCCGGCCCGACGCGGTGCTGTCCGTGATCGGCCAGCTCGCCGCGTTCGACCACTGGCGCCAGCGGGTGACGCTCATCGAGAACGTGATCGTGCCCGAAGGCGCCGACGACGCGTGGCTCGACCGCGCGTACCGCGCGGCGATGGCACGGCTCGAAGGGCTCGCTGCCGACGGCGCACGTCCGCTCGGTGAGCCGTTGGTCGACCCCCCCGATCCCGACGATCCGCTGCCCGAGGTCACGTCATCGATGGGCGCCGAGGGGTACCAGCAGGCGGTGGAGGTGGCCAAGGAGCACGTGCTGGCCGGTGACGTCTTCCAGGTCGTGCTCGCCCAACGGTTCGACTTCCCGCTCGAGGCCGAGCCGTTCGACGTGTACCGGGTGCTGCGCCAGATCAACCCGAGCCCTTACATGTATTTCGTGCGCCATCCCGAAGTGACGTTGGTGGGCGCGTCGCCCGAGCCGATGGTGCAGCTGCTCGACGGCAAGGTCATCTCGCGGCCGATCGCGGGCACCCGGCGGCGGGGTCGCACCGACGAAGAGGACCGTCGCCTCGGCGCCGAGCTGTCCGAGCACCCCAAAGAGCTCGCCGAGCACGTCATGTTGGTCGACCTGGCTCGCAACGACGTCGGCCGGGTGGTGCAGTTCGGCACGTGCCACGTCGACGAGATGATGACGCTCGAGCGCTACAGCCACGTCATGCACCTCACCTCGCAGGTGTCGGGCGCGCTGGCCGAAGGGCGCACGCCGATCGACGTGTTGCGGGCCACCCTCCCGGCCGGCACGGTGTCGGGCGCGCCCAAAGTGCGCGCGATGGAGATCATCGACGACCTCGAACCCACCAAGCGGGGGCCGTACGCGGGAGTGGTCGGCTACCTCGACTTCAGCGGCAACATCGACACCGCGATCGCCATCCGCACCATGGTCGTCGGGCCGGACGGGCTGGCGTCGGTGCAGGCCGGAGCCGGCATCGTGGTCGACTCCGTGCCCGAGCACGAGGACCTCGAGTGCCACAACAAGGCCCGCGCGCTGTTGGCGGCGGTCCCGGCGGCCCGCCGCATGACCGCGGAGCGACGGCGGAGGGCATCCCGAGCCACATCCCGAGCCGAGGCATCGTGA
- the hisF gene encoding imidazole glycerol phosphate synthase subunit HisF, which yields MECARVIPCLDVDAGRVVKGVNFVGLRDAGDPVELAARYDLEGADELVFLDITASSDARDTMVDVARRTSEQVFIPFTVGGGIRTVDDARRMLRAGADKVSMNTAAVDRPELVTEVAEVFGSQCAVVAVDARRRPAGPAHPDGWWEITTHGGRTGTGRDAIEWVQEVEALGAGEILLTSMDRDGTRDGFDLPLTRAVAAAVRVPVIASGGVGTLDHLADGVLEGHADAVLAASIFHFGEHTIAEAKAAMAARGIAVRPVPPASPDTVAS from the coding sequence GTGGAGTGCGCCCGTGTGATCCCTTGTCTCGACGTCGACGCGGGTCGCGTCGTCAAGGGCGTGAACTTCGTCGGCCTTCGTGACGCGGGCGACCCGGTCGAGCTCGCCGCGCGCTACGACCTCGAAGGCGCCGACGAGTTGGTGTTCCTCGACATCACTGCCTCGAGCGACGCCCGCGACACCATGGTCGACGTCGCCCGGCGTACTTCTGAGCAGGTCTTCATCCCGTTCACCGTCGGCGGCGGCATCCGCACCGTCGACGACGCGCGTCGCATGTTGCGCGCCGGTGCCGACAAGGTGTCGATGAACACGGCCGCGGTCGACCGACCCGAGCTGGTCACCGAGGTGGCCGAGGTCTTCGGCAGCCAGTGCGCGGTGGTGGCGGTCGACGCCCGCCGCCGGCCGGCCGGCCCGGCGCACCCCGACGGCTGGTGGGAGATCACGACCCACGGCGGACGCACCGGCACCGGCCGCGACGCCATCGAGTGGGTGCAGGAAGTGGAGGCGCTCGGTGCGGGCGAGATCCTGCTCACGTCGATGGACCGCGACGGCACCCGTGACGGCTTCGACCTCCCGCTCACCCGGGCCGTGGCCGCCGCGGTGCGGGTGCCGGTGATCGCATCGGGCGGGGTCGGCACGCTCGACCACTTGGCCGACGGTGTCCTCGAGGGCCACGCCGACGCGGTGCTGGCCGCGTCGATCTTCCACTTCGGTGAGCACACGATCGCCGAAGCCAAAGCCGCCATGGCGGCGCGGGGGATCGCGGTACGGCCCGTGCCGCCCGCCTCGCCGGATACCGTCGCGTCGTGA
- a CDS encoding aminotransferase class V-fold PLP-dependent enzyme, which produces MIDIERLRADTPGCDNVIHFNHAGASLPPAPVTEALIDHLGLEADIGGYEAADLRATELEAVYDSLATLVGGHRDEIALVESATRAWDMAFYSFDLQPGDHVVTGWAEYGSNALGLLQQARRRGAVIDVVPDDADGTIDLDALAAVLTDRTRLISLTHCPSHNGLINPAAEVGRLAKEWGITFLLDACQSVGQLPVDVNELGADLLTATGRKFLRGPRGTGFLWVRRSLLPQLDPPFVDVRSANWTAPARYELRDDARRFETWESFVAGRLGLGAAAEYAIAIGLEAVGAQVGRQADALRGALADLEGVHLTDRGRWRSGIVTFRLAGRSAYEVRDRLREVDINVSVTTASVARLDPVWDDAEELVRASVHYLTTDEEIDQLVAAIRRLS; this is translated from the coding sequence GTGATCGACATCGAGCGACTACGGGCGGACACCCCCGGTTGTGACAACGTCATCCACTTCAACCATGCGGGCGCGTCGCTGCCGCCGGCCCCGGTCACCGAAGCCCTCATCGACCACCTCGGGCTCGAGGCGGACATCGGTGGCTACGAAGCGGCCGACCTCCGCGCCACCGAGCTCGAGGCCGTGTACGACTCGTTGGCCACCCTCGTCGGCGGGCACCGTGACGAGATCGCGCTCGTCGAGAGCGCGACGCGGGCGTGGGACATGGCCTTCTACAGCTTCGACCTCCAGCCCGGCGACCACGTGGTGACCGGCTGGGCCGAGTACGGGAGCAACGCGCTCGGCCTGTTGCAACAAGCTCGGCGGCGCGGCGCGGTGATCGACGTCGTACCCGACGACGCCGACGGCACCATCGACCTCGACGCGCTCGCCGCAGTCCTCACCGACCGCACGCGCCTGATCTCGCTCACCCACTGCCCGAGTCACAACGGTCTGATCAACCCCGCCGCCGAAGTGGGTCGGCTCGCCAAGGAGTGGGGGATCACGTTCCTGCTCGACGCGTGCCAGTCGGTCGGCCAACTGCCCGTCGACGTCAACGAGCTCGGCGCCGACCTGCTCACCGCGACGGGTCGCAAGTTCCTCCGCGGTCCACGCGGCACCGGGTTCTTGTGGGTCCGGCGGTCGCTGCTCCCCCAGCTCGATCCACCGTTCGTCGACGTGCGATCTGCCAACTGGACCGCACCGGCCCGCTACGAGCTGCGCGACGACGCCCGGCGCTTCGAGACCTGGGAGTCGTTCGTGGCCGGCCGGCTCGGTCTCGGCGCGGCCGCCGAGTACGCCATCGCGATCGGGTTGGAGGCCGTCGGCGCGCAGGTCGGACGCCAAGCCGATGCACTGCGAGGCGCGCTGGCTGACCTCGAAGGCGTACACCTGACCGACCGCGGCCGTTGGCGGAGTGGCATCGTGACGTTCCGCCTGGCCGGTCGATCGGCGTACGAGGTCAGAGACCGGCTGCGCGAGGTCGACATCAATGTGAGCGTGACCACTGCATCGGTCGCTCGCCTCGACCCGGTGTGGGACGACGCCGAGGAGCTCGTTCGGGCGTCGGTGCACTACCTGACCACCGACGAGGAGATCGATCAGCTGGTGGCCGCGATCCGTCGGCTCAGCTGA
- the trpB gene encoding tryptophan synthase subunit beta — MTDPTPDGRFGDYGGRFIPETLMPACVELDEAFRRLWVDPGFRGEFDTLLRDYAGRPSLLYDATRLSARLGCRVLLKREDLNHTGSHKVNNVLGQALLAKHMGKRRLIAETGAGQHGVATATAAALFDMECVVYMGEVDMERQALNVFRMRLLGAEVRPATTGSRTLKDAVNEAMRDWVASVQTTHYCLGTVMGPHPYPWLVREFQRVIGDESRAQCRELLGGTGGPAPGDGVPDVVVACIGGGSNAAGVFAGFAGTEAELVGAEAAGGAAIARGVPGIVHGMQSYFMQDEWGQISEAESISAGLDYPGIGPEHAWLSDSGRARYESVADPEVLEAFTLLSRTEGIIPALESSHAVAWVMREREALAGKTVLVCLSGRGDKDVAQVAQILGPDAGGSGG, encoded by the coding sequence ATGACCGACCCCACACCCGACGGCCGCTTCGGCGACTACGGCGGTCGCTTCATCCCCGAGACCCTGATGCCGGCGTGCGTCGAGCTCGACGAAGCATTCCGGCGCTTGTGGGTCGACCCGGGCTTCCGCGGCGAGTTCGACACGCTGCTGCGGGACTACGCCGGCCGCCCGTCGTTGCTCTATGACGCCACCCGCCTGTCCGCGCGGCTCGGCTGTCGCGTCTTGTTGAAGCGCGAGGACCTCAACCACACGGGCTCGCACAAGGTCAACAACGTGTTGGGGCAAGCGCTGCTGGCCAAGCACATGGGCAAGCGGCGGCTGATCGCCGAGACGGGCGCCGGCCAACATGGCGTCGCCACCGCCACCGCCGCCGCGCTGTTCGACATGGAGTGCGTCGTCTACATGGGCGAAGTCGACATGGAGCGCCAGGCCCTCAACGTGTTCCGCATGCGGCTGCTGGGAGCCGAGGTCCGGCCCGCCACGACCGGCAGTCGCACGCTCAAGGACGCCGTCAACGAGGCGATGCGCGACTGGGTGGCCAGCGTGCAGACCACCCACTACTGCCTCGGGACCGTGATGGGCCCGCACCCGTACCCGTGGCTGGTACGGGAGTTTCAGCGGGTGATCGGCGACGAATCCCGCGCCCAGTGCCGGGAGCTGCTCGGCGGTACCGGCGGGCCGGCGCCGGGCGACGGCGTGCCCGACGTGGTGGTCGCCTGCATCGGCGGCGGCTCCAACGCAGCGGGGGTGTTCGCCGGGTTCGCCGGCACCGAGGCGGAGCTGGTGGGCGCGGAAGCCGCCGGCGGCGCGGCCATCGCCCGGGGCGTGCCGGGCATCGTCCACGGGATGCAGTCGTACTTCATGCAAGACGAGTGGGGGCAGATCTCCGAGGCCGAATCGATCTCCGCCGGCCTCGACTATCCCGGCATCGGACCCGAGCACGCATGGCTGTCGGACTCGGGTCGCGCCCGGTACGAATCGGTTGCCGACCCCGAGGTGCTCGAGGCGTTCACGCTGCTGTCGCGCACGGAAGGGATCATCCCGGCGCTCGAGTCCTCGCACGCCGTCGCGTGGGTGATGCGCGAGCGCGAGGCCCTCGCCGGCAAGACCGTGTTGGTGTGCTTGTCGGGCCGGGGCGACAAGGACGTCGCGCAAGTGGCACAGATCCTCGGCCCGGACGCTGGGGGGTCGGGTGGCTGA